Proteins found in one Muntiacus reevesi chromosome 2, mMunRee1.1, whole genome shotgun sequence genomic segment:
- the C2H16orf82 gene encoding protein TNT produces the protein MARADRFQPGFSGENAGRRAWITCPAPSPRRASGPPTPSPLLRPTLAHTCGLMEADKANSPLTSSSGDTPHPTPRGLQGPLFLEKPSQLPPTFLQGRQGESPSGEAQEPGAGLQSPSLGPQSPAWPRHDAEATQEPLRDSSGHLGSTASHDSSVLSSLLHSSLERCTDISRLSSGYAGDEENSEVSLPGSHQVVRLSRRLHTQAGGAQTRQVCAVYSPMQLKRRLARQANSTNQTGRE, from the exons ATGGCGAGAGCTGACCGTTTCCAGCCCGGTTTCTCGGGGGAGAACGCTGGGCGGAGGGCTTGGATAACCTGCCCAG CACCCTCTCCCCGCAGGGCCTCTGGTCCCCCTACACCCAGTCCTCTCCTGAGACCCACCCTGGCCCATACTTGTGGCCTGATGGAGGCTGACAAGGCAAACAGCCCCCTGACATCCAGCTCcggag ACACACCACATCCAACACCCAGAGGCCTCCAGGGCCCCCTCTTCCTGGAGAAACCAAGTCAGTTGCCCCCCACTTTCCTCCAGGGCAGGCAAGGGGAGTCTCCCAGCGGGGAGGCTCAGGAACCGGGTGCGGGTCTACAGTCACCCAGCCTAGGGCCCCAGTCCCCCGCATGGCCACGCCATGATGCAGAAGCCACGCAGGAGCCCCTGAGAGATTCCAgtggtcacctgggaagcaccgcGAGCCACGACAGCAGCGTCCTGTCAAGCCTGCTACACTCCAGCCTGGAGCGATGCACTGACATCAGCCGGCTGAGCAGCGGGTACGCAGGGGATGAGGAGAACAGCGAAGTCAGCTTGCCAGGCAGCCATCAAGTCGTGCGGTTGAGCAGAAGGCTCCACACCCAGGCAGGCGGGGCCCAGACCAGGCAGGTGTGCGCCGTCTACTCTCCTATGCAGCTGAAGAGACGACTGGCCCGCCAAGCCAACAGCACCAACCAGACTGGAAGGGAATAG